One window from the genome of Sphaerotilus microaerophilus encodes:
- a CDS encoding N-6 DNA methylase: MSLAIGPDVAQLDLSLGSASGMNQNLPEIFKRIYYHLYSNSKASRAEAIIEDLSLLLLAKLSADQRGQRAVIENFVAGRGDANSVLLPLLTSAFPKLLGTGQRFSLDDASLRRSLGEMADLDLSRAPAHLIGEAFQALIGPRLRGEKGQFFTPKSLVQAMVHILDPKPSERVLDPCVGTGGFLAETFLYQAKTYGGASATGGLFGVDKDSGLARLSGALLTVLAGQRAEIHNFNSLDFEDWKANIGSSPSGLFDVVLTNPPFGAKIGIKEPGLLTNYDFGHIWSQSKTSGWVTTGALCASEDPQVLFLEFCVRVLRPGGRMGIVLPEGMFGNKQTGYVWTWLRQHGTVEALLDCPRTAFQPGTDTKTNVLFFKKAESEREPTNLKTKVAVAINCGHDRRGRSVKATGEAHADDFPEIAAEYAVANSDRWRSVDLEDSEYVVPRYHYYKSEKSVSEDWLGKQTNLVSLGELVKKGLISVRKGHEVGSDAYGTGEIPFIRTSDISNFEVSADPTKSVSEQVYEQYAAAQNLQAGDILMVVDGRYRIGTTAILDEHSALCIAQSHLRIISVLDKSKLDPYALLYALNLPSVKLRLRGLVFIQSTLGTLGSRLMELRIPLLVGEGPWSERIFQFRATLQGRSKLLAEMKRMAGPEVEL; encoded by the coding sequence ATGTCTCTTGCCATCGGCCCTGATGTCGCTCAGCTGGATCTCTCGCTTGGCTCTGCCAGTGGCATGAACCAGAACCTTCCTGAGATCTTTAAGCGCATTTACTATCACCTGTACAGCAACAGCAAGGCAAGCCGCGCCGAGGCCATCATTGAGGACCTCTCGCTCCTACTGCTAGCTAAGCTCTCTGCTGACCAGCGGGGCCAACGGGCTGTAATCGAGAACTTCGTTGCTGGCCGTGGCGATGCAAACTCAGTCTTGCTCCCACTCCTTACTTCAGCTTTCCCTAAGTTGCTTGGTACTGGGCAGCGGTTCTCATTGGACGATGCGTCGCTTCGTCGGTCCCTCGGCGAAATGGCCGACCTTGACCTCTCTAGGGCGCCGGCGCATCTCATCGGTGAGGCCTTTCAGGCACTCATTGGTCCTCGCTTAAGGGGAGAGAAGGGGCAATTTTTCACCCCGAAGTCACTCGTACAAGCGATGGTCCATATTTTGGACCCCAAGCCAAGTGAGCGTGTTCTTGACCCATGCGTAGGAACAGGCGGATTCCTTGCGGAGACCTTCCTATATCAGGCGAAGACGTACGGAGGCGCATCTGCTACCGGGGGCCTGTTTGGCGTTGACAAGGATTCCGGCCTCGCCCGTCTTTCTGGGGCATTGCTCACCGTATTGGCAGGCCAACGAGCTGAGATCCACAACTTCAACTCCCTAGACTTTGAGGATTGGAAGGCCAATATTGGTTCGAGCCCTTCCGGCTTGTTCGACGTAGTGCTGACCAATCCGCCATTTGGTGCCAAGATTGGCATCAAGGAGCCGGGCCTATTGACCAACTACGACTTCGGGCACATCTGGAGTCAATCCAAAACAAGCGGTTGGGTTACGACGGGCGCTTTGTGCGCAAGTGAGGATCCCCAAGTGCTCTTCCTGGAGTTCTGTGTTCGCGTTCTCCGGCCTGGCGGCAGGATGGGAATAGTGCTCCCAGAGGGCATGTTCGGCAATAAACAAACTGGCTATGTGTGGACTTGGTTGCGCCAGCACGGCACAGTTGAGGCGCTGCTCGATTGCCCACGCACCGCATTCCAGCCAGGGACAGACACAAAAACCAATGTTCTCTTCTTTAAGAAGGCTGAGTCGGAGCGCGAGCCTACTAACCTAAAAACTAAGGTGGCGGTCGCCATCAACTGCGGCCATGATCGACGTGGCAGGTCAGTTAAGGCCACCGGTGAGGCTCACGCCGACGACTTTCCTGAGATCGCCGCAGAGTACGCCGTCGCCAACTCGGACCGATGGCGCAGTGTCGATCTAGAGGATTCCGAGTACGTAGTCCCTCGATACCACTACTACAAGAGTGAGAAGAGTGTTTCGGAGGATTGGCTAGGCAAGCAAACTAATCTTGTCAGCTTGGGTGAGCTCGTCAAGAAGGGATTGATTTCAGTCAGGAAAGGTCATGAAGTCGGATCGGATGCATACGGGACAGGTGAGATCCCCTTTATTCGCACCTCCGACATTTCTAACTTCGAGGTCTCGGCGGATCCGACAAAGTCTGTAAGTGAGCAGGTCTACGAGCAGTATGCAGCTGCTCAAAATCTGCAAGCGGGTGATATCTTGATGGTTGTCGACGGGCGGTACCGTATCGGCACTACTGCAATCCTCGATGAACACTCCGCACTTTGCATTGCCCAAAGCCACCTGAGAATCATCAGCGTCCTCGATAAGTCGAAGCTCGACCCGTATGCATTGCTGTATGCGCTCAATCTGCCTTCGGTGAAGCTGCGGCTGCGGGGCCTAGTATTTATTCAATCTACTCTCGGGACTCTCGGTAGTCGACTTATGGAGCTAAGAATCCCGCTACTCGTAGGCGAAGGCCCTTGGAGCGAGCGGATCTTTCAGTTTAGAGCCACACTTCAAGGCCGGTCCAAGTTGCTTGCTGAAATGAAGCGCATGGCTGGCCCAGAAGTTGAACTTTAA
- a CDS encoding IS701 family transposase: MKPTSRDYCQFLISTQINYTQTYFADHHQRFSHDAINRYLQAANISPADVWNLARRNIEFDDDACLVFDDSVLDKNHSHKIELVRKQYSGNAHGLIKGIGVVNCLYVNIKTGHYWIIDWRIYAPDEDGKSKLDHVQEMFDNAMAHKKLPFRTVLMDSWYATMDLMKHIHRAGKHFYCPLKSNRKVDDSQGQQPYKAVSTLQWSAQEHVHGKHVKLFKFPSDIKLKLFRVVVDTNRTDWVVTNDLSQDSTDDTHEMCAVRWKIEQYHREIKQVLGIEKCQCRMARSQKNHIACAILAWVHLCETAKALKTNIYSLKKGILSEFLKKELRSPTIRMAPI, translated from the coding sequence ATGAAACCCACGAGCCGAGACTACTGCCAATTTCTGATATCCACACAAATCAACTACACGCAGACCTATTTTGCGGATCACCATCAGAGGTTTTCTCATGACGCCATAAATCGCTACTTGCAGGCTGCCAATATCAGCCCGGCCGATGTCTGGAATCTGGCCCGACGAAACATCGAATTTGACGACGATGCCTGCCTGGTTTTCGATGACAGCGTTCTGGACAAGAACCACTCGCACAAAATCGAGCTGGTGCGCAAACAGTACAGCGGCAACGCCCACGGCCTGATCAAGGGCATTGGGGTGGTCAACTGCCTGTACGTGAACATCAAGACCGGCCACTACTGGATCATCGACTGGCGCATCTATGCGCCTGACGAAGACGGCAAGTCCAAGCTGGATCATGTCCAGGAGATGTTCGACAATGCCATGGCGCACAAGAAGCTGCCCTTTCGCACCGTGCTGATGGACTCCTGGTACGCCACCATGGATCTGATGAAGCACATCCACCGGGCGGGCAAGCACTTCTACTGCCCGCTCAAGAGCAATCGCAAGGTTGACGACAGCCAAGGCCAGCAGCCCTACAAGGCGGTCAGTACGCTGCAGTGGAGTGCCCAAGAACATGTGCATGGCAAACACGTCAAACTGTTCAAGTTTCCCAGTGACATCAAGCTGAAACTGTTCCGGGTTGTGGTTGATACCAATCGCACGGACTGGGTTGTGACAAACGACCTATCTCAAGATTCGACGGACGATACGCATGAGATGTGTGCCGTGCGCTGGAAGATTGAGCAGTACCACAGGGAGATCAAGCAGGTTCTTGGCATCGAAAAATGTCAGTGCAGAATGGCCCGGTCACAGAAGAATCACATCGCCTGCGCGATATTGGCCTGGGTCCACCTCTGCGAGACGGCCAAAGCGCTGAAGACAAACATCTACAGCCTGAAGAAGGGAATCCTCTCGGAATTCCTCAAGAAGGAACTTCGGTCACCAACCATTCGCATGGCACCCATCTGA
- a CDS encoding helix-turn-helix domain-containing protein: MPEPDVLRAFGQALKYHRQASSLSQEALAELCGLHRTYVGSIERGERNLGLLNIFAICDALCVSPEAIFRTTDLFLNQKGVRSDDSLRKDDPNTSQREV; the protein is encoded by the coding sequence TTGCCTGAACCCGACGTATTGCGAGCATTCGGCCAAGCGCTGAAGTACCACCGACAAGCATCGAGCCTCTCACAAGAGGCTTTGGCGGAGCTCTGCGGTTTGCATCGAACTTATGTCGGCAGCATTGAGCGGGGGGAAAGAAACCTGGGGCTGCTCAATATCTTCGCGATTTGCGACGCCTTGTGCGTTTCACCGGAGGCAATTTTTCGCACGACCGATCTTTTCCTCAACCAAAAGGGAGTGCGATCTGATGATTCTTTGCGGAAAGACGATCCCAACACGAGCCAACGCGAAGTATGA
- a CDS encoding helix-turn-helix transcriptional regulator: MLQSWTLTHPAPSRQLDLDTVAALLDAARPAAPALALLAVLQRTAGADFLSLMQYDDGAPTLVDSLSRTPESAHVTVDCFALYRRHFYGLDAMTPLAGRLRSEARPDAPLIALRQGIHDVPHPAWREAIYERAQLCDRLTLLYAPAPRTAFAINLYRSSASGGYGREELDRVLDVAPLVRSVHRNALGAAAQQVGTPARVALAEQALAERAPRLSLRERQVCARIAVGLTADGIGADLGVAPSTVVTLRKRAYAKLGVNNRLALARLVC, encoded by the coding sequence ATGCTGCAGTCCTGGACCCTGACCCACCCGGCGCCGAGCCGGCAGCTCGATCTCGACACCGTGGCCGCCCTGCTCGACGCCGCCCGGCCGGCCGCCCCGGCGCTGGCGCTGCTCGCCGTGCTGCAGCGCACTGCGGGGGCGGACTTCCTCTCGCTGATGCAGTACGACGACGGTGCCCCGACCCTGGTCGACAGCCTCTCGCGCACCCCTGAGTCGGCCCACGTCACGGTGGACTGCTTTGCCCTGTACCGCCGCCACTTCTACGGCCTGGACGCGATGACGCCGCTGGCCGGCAGGCTGCGCAGCGAGGCCCGCCCGGACGCCCCGCTGATCGCGCTGCGCCAGGGCATCCACGACGTGCCCCACCCCGCCTGGCGCGAGGCCATCTACGAGCGCGCCCAGCTCTGCGACCGCCTGACGCTGCTGTACGCGCCCGCCCCGCGCACCGCGTTCGCGATCAACCTCTACCGCAGCAGCGCCTCCGGCGGCTACGGCCGCGAGGAACTCGACCGCGTGCTGGACGTGGCCCCGCTGGTGCGCAGCGTGCACCGCAATGCACTGGGCGCGGCGGCCCAGCAGGTGGGCACACCCGCCCGCGTGGCCCTGGCCGAACAGGCGCTGGCCGAGCGCGCGCCGCGCCTGAGCCTGCGCGAGCGCCAGGTCTGCGCCCGCATCGCCGTGGGCCTGACGGCCGACGGCATCGGCGCCGACCTGGGCGTGGCGCCCTCCACCGTGGTGACGCTGCGCAAGCGCGCCTACGCCAAGCTGGGCGTCAACAACCGGCTGGCGCTGGCGCGGCTGGTCTGCTGA